In Bacteroidota bacterium, one genomic interval encodes:
- a CDS encoding cell division protein ZapA — protein sequence MSEKKKLKIKIFDKEYSLLVDNEDLAKDLAKYVDQIMEETRQELPNQPMQTVAVIAALNIAYDLFIEREKSKEFTSKASDKIKGLKLLLESRSLHSPS from the coding sequence ATGAGCGAAAAAAAGAAGCTGAAGATTAAAATTTTTGATAAAGAATACTCTCTATTAGTAGATAATGAGGATCTTGCCAAAGATCTTGCAAAATATGTAGATCAAATAATGGAAGAAACGAGGCAGGAATTGCCCAATCAGCCGATGCAAACTGTAGCAGTTATTGCTGCCCTGAACATTGCGTATGATCTCTTTATAGAGAGAGAAAAAAGTAAAGAATTTACCTCTAAAGCTTCAGATAAAATAAAAGGTTTAAAACTCCTCTTAGAATCCCGCTCTCTTCACAGTCCGTCATAA
- the pheT gene encoding phenylalanine--tRNA ligase subunit beta, producing the protein MKIVLSWLNEFIDLSEISVDKLAYELTMAGLEVESVTDYNLVYDKFIVAEVLEKTKHPNADKLSVCKVNTGTETLQIVCGAPNVAAGQKVPLAIEGAKIPDADFIIKSTKLRGQLSQGMICSEAELGLSNDHSGIMVLPEDSVPGTPLAKAIGYDDVVFEIGITPNRPDALSHTGVARDLAALFNKPLKKKTVTVTRDTERIWDVANVIVEDEINCPRYSAVVIKNCKVGDSPVWMKNRLKMAGMRPINNIVDITNYIMLELGQPLHAFDLDNLSGRKIVVKKAVENSKFKTLDSVERTLKESVLMICDGEKEVAIAGVMGGENSEVSENTTNILLESAYFHPTSVRKSAKYLGLSTEASYRFERGTNHEGTLYAATRAAELMSRFAGGKILSGEIDIVSEQLKPLKVELRFAQIERILGYHVPDDKVVQILKNLDLEVVSVNESKVTVNVPGFRPDIDREIDLIEEVARIHGYDNIPTVHRITSPLESTVDDLELLDTIRGILSGFGFNEIMNNSLQPNEIAAETGNPVPVLNPLNAEMAVLRSSLIPGALYTVRNNLNVGEKDLMLFETGHTFNKKGEVINSFDDFVEDRMVTFLLTGRATQKTWNSSERYFDFYDLKGYFKSLLESFMNTSPLGHVYNNEEKGIFEYSIEVFAGEEKLGVLGKVSDQFCSKFDIGQVVYCAELFVNCIKRNTDKVKKYSPLLKYPKIIRDFAFIFDSNIKYGEISQFIRKNSSSLLKKVDLFDQYENESVIGEGKRSLAFTLEFFENDRTLTEEEVEKEFSGLIQKITKHFNAVLRGN; encoded by the coding sequence GTGAAAATAGTTTTAAGCTGGTTGAATGAATTTATCGACCTCTCGGAAATCAGTGTTGACAAGCTGGCATATGAACTGACAATGGCCGGTTTGGAAGTGGAAAGTGTAACCGACTACAATCTCGTTTATGATAAGTTTATCGTGGCAGAAGTTCTGGAAAAAACCAAACACCCGAATGCCGATAAACTCTCTGTATGTAAGGTAAACACAGGAACGGAAACACTTCAGATCGTCTGTGGTGCTCCAAATGTTGCCGCAGGGCAGAAAGTACCTTTGGCAATAGAAGGAGCCAAAATACCTGATGCTGATTTTATAATCAAATCGACTAAACTTCGTGGACAGTTATCGCAGGGAATGATTTGTTCAGAAGCTGAACTTGGTCTTTCCAACGATCATTCCGGCATCATGGTGCTTCCTGAAGATTCAGTTCCGGGTACACCTCTTGCCAAGGCTATCGGATATGATGATGTTGTATTCGAAATTGGAATTACTCCAAATCGTCCTGACGCACTAAGCCATACCGGCGTTGCAAGAGATTTGGCAGCTCTTTTTAACAAACCCCTGAAGAAAAAAACTGTAACTGTAACAAGAGACACAGAACGGATTTGGGATGTCGCAAATGTGATTGTGGAAGATGAGATCAATTGTCCGAGATATTCAGCGGTAGTCATAAAAAACTGCAAAGTTGGCGATTCACCTGTTTGGATGAAGAACAGATTAAAGATGGCCGGAATGCGTCCCATTAATAATATTGTGGATATTACAAATTATATAATGCTCGAACTCGGTCAACCATTGCATGCATTTGATCTTGATAATCTAAGCGGCAGGAAGATTGTCGTTAAAAAAGCTGTTGAAAATTCGAAATTCAAAACCCTTGATTCTGTTGAGAGAACTCTGAAGGAGTCGGTTCTGATGATTTGTGACGGCGAGAAGGAAGTGGCAATTGCCGGAGTTATGGGTGGGGAAAACTCCGAGGTGAGCGAGAATACTACCAATATTCTGCTCGAAAGTGCATATTTCCATCCTACGAGTGTGAGAAAATCGGCAAAATATCTGGGGCTTTCCACAGAGGCTTCATACAGGTTTGAGAGAGGTACAAATCACGAAGGTACACTCTATGCTGCAACCAGAGCGGCAGAGTTGATGTCCAGATTCGCAGGTGGAAAAATTCTTTCCGGTGAGATTGATATTGTTTCCGAGCAGCTCAAACCGCTAAAAGTTGAATTAAGATTTGCACAAATTGAAAGAATACTCGGTTATCATGTCCCTGACGACAAAGTTGTCCAAATTCTGAAGAATCTTGACCTTGAGGTTGTCTCGGTTAACGAATCCAAAGTTACGGTAAATGTGCCCGGTTTCAGACCGGATATCGACCGCGAAATTGATTTGATTGAAGAGGTGGCAAGAATTCACGGTTATGACAATATTCCAACTGTACACCGGATTACATCTCCATTGGAATCCACAGTTGATGATCTGGAGTTATTGGATACAATCCGGGGAATCCTGTCAGGTTTTGGATTTAATGAAATAATGAACAATTCACTTCAACCGAACGAAATTGCTGCCGAAACCGGAAATCCTGTCCCGGTGTTAAATCCTCTAAATGCAGAAATGGCAGTCTTAAGAAGTTCTCTTATACCGGGTGCTCTGTATACTGTCAGAAATAATCTGAATGTTGGTGAAAAAGATCTGATGCTTTTTGAGACAGGGCATACCTTCAACAAAAAAGGGGAAGTAATAAATTCCTTCGATGATTTTGTTGAAGACAGGATGGTTACATTTCTGCTTACCGGACGGGCAACTCAAAAAACCTGGAACAGCAGTGAGCGCTACTTCGACTTCTATGATCTGAAGGGTTACTTCAAGTCACTCCTCGAATCATTCATGAACACAAGTCCTTTAGGTCATGTCTATAACAACGAAGAGAAGGGGATTTTTGAGTATTCGATCGAAGTTTTCGCCGGCGAAGAGAAACTTGGGGTACTTGGAAAGGTATCAGATCAATTTTGTTCAAAATTTGATATCGGACAAGTTGTGTATTGTGCTGAATTATTCGTAAATTGCATTAAAAGAAATACGGATAAGGTTAAGAAGTATTCACCACTTCTGAAATATCCGAAAATCATCAGAGATTTTGCATTCATTTTTGATTCGAATATCAAATACGGTGAAATTTCTCAATTCATCAGGAAAAATTCTTCTTCACTTCTTAAAAAAGTGGACCTTTTCGACCAGTACGAGAATGAATCGGTAATTGGTGAGGGAAAGAGAAGTCTTGCATTTACTCTTGAATTTTTTGAGAATGACAGAACTCTTACCGAAGAGGAAGTGGAAAAGGAGTTTTCCGGGTTAATACAAAAAATAACAAAACATTTCAACGCAGTTTTACGAGGAAACTGA
- the rny gene encoding ribonuclease Y → MDDLVIIIPMLLAAVSIFFYLGWYINNRFGKKSIAAAEDKGKEIVELAEEKARHIVSNAEERATQLLKDAEKEANNLKREKLLEVKDEWYKKKVEFDNDFNSKRQNLQSMEKQLSRREDEIDRKIELVRVKENDFKRLEQSISDKQRSIKQKEEELELLETEQNNRLERIANLTADEAKTMLLENMVQDAKMESQKLIKDIYEKAKSEAKKEAQKVVVQAIQRTAADYAVETTVSVLNIQSDEIKGRIIGKEGRNIRAFEAATGVDVIVDDTPEAVILSSFDPFRREVARVSLERLIADGRIQPARIEEVVEKVRIELEEEIYKIGENTVLQLGLHGMHNELVKLIGRMKYRSSYGQNILEHSVEVAYLTGIMAAELGLDVMLAKRSGLLHDIGKVLDKEIEGPHALIGYELTKKYRENPIVCNAVGAHHDDIEMEHPIAALVQSADAISGARPGARREPIEGYAKRLETLETIAKSFEGVAKTYAIQAGREVRVVVEHERIDDIYADKLAFDIAQKIESDMEYPGQIKVTVIREVRKFAIAK, encoded by the coding sequence ATGGATGATTTAGTAATTATAATTCCGATGCTTTTGGCAGCGGTTTCGATCTTTTTCTATTTGGGCTGGTATATAAACAACCGGTTCGGGAAGAAAAGCATCGCTGCAGCCGAAGACAAAGGGAAAGAGATCGTCGAACTCGCAGAGGAAAAAGCCAGACATATAGTTTCCAATGCAGAAGAGAGAGCCACTCAACTACTTAAGGATGCCGAGAAAGAAGCCAATAATCTCAAAAGAGAAAAACTTCTCGAAGTAAAAGATGAGTGGTATAAGAAAAAAGTGGAGTTTGACAACGACTTTAACTCTAAAAGACAGAATCTCCAAAGCATGGAGAAACAGCTTTCGCGTCGTGAGGATGAAATCGACAGAAAGATTGAGCTTGTTCGAGTAAAGGAAAACGATTTTAAGCGGCTTGAACAGTCAATCAGTGACAAACAGCGATCCATAAAGCAGAAGGAAGAAGAGCTTGAACTTCTTGAGACTGAGCAAAATAACAGGCTCGAGAGAATAGCAAATCTTACCGCTGACGAAGCCAAAACCATGTTACTGGAAAACATGGTACAGGATGCCAAGATGGAATCGCAGAAGCTGATCAAAGATATCTACGAAAAAGCGAAATCGGAAGCCAAGAAAGAAGCTCAGAAAGTGGTGGTTCAGGCAATTCAGAGAACCGCTGCCGATTATGCGGTGGAAACCACTGTGTCTGTATTGAATATCCAGAGCGACGAGATCAAGGGAAGAATTATCGGCAAGGAAGGTCGGAATATCCGGGCATTTGAAGCTGCAACCGGTGTTGATGTAATTGTTGATGACACTCCGGAAGCGGTTATACTCTCATCTTTCGATCCGTTTAGAAGGGAAGTCGCAAGGGTATCACTTGAAAGACTGATTGCCGATGGCAGAATACAACCCGCAAGAATCGAAGAAGTGGTCGAAAAAGTCAGAATAGAACTCGAAGAAGAGATATATAAGATCGGTGAAAACACGGTGTTACAGCTTGGACTTCACGGAATGCATAATGAGCTAGTTAAACTTATAGGCCGTATGAAATACAGATCCTCCTATGGTCAGAACATTCTCGAGCACAGCGTTGAAGTTGCTTATCTTACCGGAATAATGGCTGCTGAACTGGGATTGGATGTCATGCTCGCCAAAAGATCCGGACTTCTCCACGATATCGGAAAGGTACTCGACAAGGAAATCGAAGGACCACACGCTCTTATCGGTTACGAACTTACCAAGAAATACCGTGAGAATCCAATCGTTTGCAATGCAGTCGGTGCACATCATGATGATATAGAGATGGAGCACCCTATTGCTGCACTTGTTCAGTCGGCAGATGCCATTTCCGGTGCCCGACCCGGTGCCAGAAGAGAACCTATAGAAGGTTATGCAAAGCGACTTGAAACCCTGGAAACCATAGCCAAATCGTTCGAAGGTGTGGCAAAAACCTATGCGATTCAGGCAGGCAGGGAAGTACGGGTAGTGGTGGAACACGAAAGGATTGATGATATATATGCCGATAAACTCGCGTTTGATATAGCTCAAAAGATTGAGTCCGACATGGAATATCCTGGTCAGATTAAGGTCACCGTTATTCGTGAAGTAAGAAAATTTGCAATCGCAAAATAA
- the coaE gene encoding dephospho-CoA kinase (Dephospho-CoA kinase (CoaE) performs the final step in coenzyme A biosynthesis.) — protein sequence MQSQNKKTRIGVTGGIASGKTFATNYFRSLGYPVFYADILATQLMIRNPEIKSQIVKEFGAESYLDGRLNKEYLASRVFSFPEEIKKLNAIVHPAVIARSAELMTMALEYDDVVFYEAALVFESGMTDRFDYILLITADRDLRLKRAVARGRLSEKDVSDRMANQISEDEKIRLSHFVIVNDQTEQEFIDKLQKFVDLIENDKLNEILSFPYFIQ from the coding sequence TTGCAATCGCAAAATAAAAAAACAAGAATTGGAGTTACCGGAGGTATAGCCTCCGGTAAAACCTTCGCAACCAACTATTTCAGGTCGCTTGGATATCCGGTGTTTTATGCTGATATCCTCGCAACGCAATTGATGATTCGTAATCCTGAAATAAAATCACAAATCGTCAAAGAGTTTGGAGCGGAATCCTATCTCGATGGCAGACTCAATAAAGAATATCTCGCCTCCCGTGTCTTTTCATTCCCCGAAGAAATAAAAAAACTCAATGCAATTGTACATCCTGCTGTGATCGCAAGATCAGCAGAACTGATGACGATGGCACTGGAATATGATGATGTGGTGTTTTATGAAGCCGCTTTGGTGTTTGAATCGGGAATGACCGACAGATTTGATTATATTCTCTTGATAACGGCTGACAGGGATCTCAGGCTAAAAAGAGCTGTGGCAAGGGGCAGACTTTCTGAAAAAGATGTGAGTGACAGGATGGCTAATCAGATAAGTGAAGATGAAAAAATCAGATTATCCCATTTTGTCATAGTCAACGATCAGACAGAACAAGAATTTATCGACAAACTTCAGAAATTTGTCGATTTAATTGAAAATGATAAATTGAATGAAATCTTATCTTTTCCATATTTTATTCAATGA